From one Brachypodium distachyon strain Bd21 chromosome 4, Brachypodium_distachyon_v3.0, whole genome shotgun sequence genomic stretch:
- the LOC100836193 gene encoding TPD1 protein homolog 1B: protein MAQGFQMRSTAAVAVAILLLLASEAASVPSSPLPQQDQTRKMLNSREYYRPEISTPDGCSMENVEVYQNDAPHQASGIPAYSVEVINSCVSCTVYDVHLSCGNFASTDLVDPAEFRRIAYDDCLVNDGKAMGPGDSVSFHYSNSFQYPLEVASVACNN, encoded by the exons ATGGCTCAGGGCTTCCAGATGCGTTCAACTGCTGCAGTGGCCGTCgcaatcctcctcctcctagctTCTGAAGCCGCTTCTGTTCCatcctcgccgctgccgcagcaggACCAGACGCGCAAGATGCTCAACAGCC GTGAGTACTACAGGCCGGAGATTTCGACCCCGGACGGGTGCTCGATGGAGAACGTGGAGGTGTACCAGAACGACGCGCCGCACCAGGCCAGCGGCATCCCGGCATACAGCGTCGAGGTCATCAACTCCTGCGTGAGTTGCACCGTCTACGACGTCCATTTGTCCTGCGGCAACTTCGCGTCCACGGACCTCGTCGACCCGGCGGAGTTCCGCCGCATCGCCTACGACGACTGCCTCGTCAACGACGGCAAGGCCATGGGGCCTGGGGACTCCGTCTCCTTCCACTACTCCAACTCTTTCCAGTACCCGCTCGAGGTCGCCTCTGTGGCCTGTAATAACTAA
- the LOC100835884 gene encoding protein ACTIVITY OF BC1 COMPLEX KINASE 1, chloroplastic yields MELCTASVSTSASAHHSHIATLDRRLSFNRYATSRSRVSQRRRQSSLNVMNAASTSGLSSSRNISQTVGTNGAAVKGISSKKLNSALEQLDIERGVCIPFRKYSPEMVRNKVLGSSGSIISLASRGVEIIWKLGFYWSSLVYDYLVGRDEEIVPFRARQLRNLLCDLGPSFIKAGQVLANRPDIIREDYMSELCILQDDVPPFANQVAFDIIEEELGQSLEQLFSKISSETIAAASLGQVYRATLRETGEDVAIKVQRPGIEPIIYRDLFLFRTLASFLNGISLQKLGCNAELIVDEFGEKLLEELDYTLEARNIEDFLVNFKNDPTVKIPLVYKKFSGSRVLVMEWIDGIRCTDPQAIKEAGIDVEGFLTVGVSAALRQLLEFGLFHGDPHPGNIFAMRDGRIAYVDFGNVAVLSQQNKEILIDAVVHAVNEDYAEMANDFTRLGFLASGTDVSPIIPALEAIWQNSAGKGLADFNFRSVTGKFNQLVYNYPIRIPERFSLVIRSLLTQEGICFTLEPDFKFLEVAYPYIANRLLTDPNPALRERLIQVLFKDGLFQWKRLENLIVLAKENVSKMSSNPALKSNSSQIVTTQKVEKKLDLTDTIKDGARLFLIDSGIRRQLIMAFTEDSRLHVEELVDVYRLVEDQIDIPSVALEVLQDLPSVARDFMLSWSDSVLSDRQN; encoded by the exons ATGGAGCTCTGCACAGCTTCTGTATCGACTTCAGCTTCAGCACATCACTCTCATATAGCAACGCTTGACCGCCGACTGTCATTCAATCGATATGCCACTTCAAGATCCAGGGTTTCTCAGAGGAGAAGGCAGTCGTCGCTCAATGTCATGAATGCTGCATCAACTAGTGGCCTGTCCTCTTCTCGAAACATAAGCCAGACTGTGGGAACTAATGGCGCAGCTGTGAAAGGCATATCCAGCAAAAAGCTCAACAGTGCACTGGAGCAACTTGATATCGAGCGTGGTGTCTGTATCCCATTCCGAAAGTACTCTCCGGAAATG GTCAGGAATAAAGTCTTGGGATCTAGTGGCTCCATAATATCCCTCGCTAGTCGAGGAGTGGAGATCATTTGGAAACTAGGCTTTTACTGGTCCTCTCTGGTGTATGACTACTTGGTTGGACGGGATGAAGAGATCGTTCCATTCCGTGCCCGGCAGCTCCGCAATCTTTTATGTGATCTGGGGCCATCATTCATAAAAGCTGGACAG GTTCTAGCTAACAGGCCAGATATAATTCGTGAGGATTATATGAGCGAACTGTGCATCCTGCAAGATGACGTTCCTCCATTTGCTAACCAG GTGGCTTTTGACATAATTGAGGAGGAACTTGGACAATCTCTAGAACAATTGTTCAGCAAAATTTCATCTGAGACAATAGCAGCTGCAAGTCTGGGCCAAGTTTACCGTGCCACACTTAGAGAAACCGGCGAGGATGTTGCTATTAAG GTTCAGAGACCAGGAATTGAGCCGATAATATACAGAGATCTGTTCCTTTTCCGCACTCTCGCTTCCTTTTTGAATGGGATTAGCCTTCAAAAACTAGGCTGCAATGCAGAGCTTATTGTTGATGAATTCGGTGAAAAGCTTTTGGAAGAACTTGATTACACTCtt GAAGCTAGAAACATCGAGGACTTCTTAGTAAATTTTAAGAATGATCCAACTGTCAAGATCCCTCTAGTATATAAGAAGTTTTCGGGTTCTCGTGTTTTGGTGATGGAATGGATAGATGGAATCAGATGCACTGATCCACAG GCTATAAAAGAAGCTGGCATTGATGTTGAAGGTTTCCTCACAGTTGGAGTGAGTGCCGCATTGCGTCAGTTGCTCGAATTTGGCCTTTTCCATGGAGATCCGCATCCTGGAAATATTTTTGCAATGCGTGATGGACGTATTGCTTATGTTGACTTTGGCAATGTGGCTGTCCTTAGCCAg CAAAACAAAGAGATCCTGATTGATGCTGTAGTTCATGCTGTAAATGAAGACTATGCTGAAATGGCAAATGACTTCACAAGGCTTGGTTTTCTTGCTAGCGGAACCGATGTATCCCCGATCATCCCAGCTCTAGAAGCTATTTGGCAAAACTCAGCTGGAAAAGGCTTGGCAGACTTCAATTTCAGGAGTGTGACTG GGAAGTTCAATCAGCTCGTGTACAATTACCCCATCCGCATCCCAGAAAGGTTTTCTTTGGTTATTCGCTCTTTGTTGACTCAAGAAGGAATTTGCTTTACTCTTGAGCCCGATTTTAAGTTTCTTGAG GTTGCATATCCATATATAGCAAATCGTCTTTTGACAGATCCAAATCCTGCTCTTCGTGAACGGCTGATACAG GTCTTATTCAAAGATGGGTTGTTTCAGTGGAAACGACTAGAAAACCTTATAGTTCTTGCCAAGGAAAATGTGTCAAAGATGAGCAGCAATCCTGCACTGAAAAGCAATAGCTC GCAAATTGTGACAACTCAAAAAGTGGAGAAAAAATTGGATCTCACTGACACAATTAAAGACGGAGCACGGCTGTTCCTGATTGATTCTGGGATCAGGAGACAACTTATAATGGCTTTCACCGAGGACTCCAGGTTGCACGTAGAAGAG CTTGTTGATGTATACAGACTGGTGGAAGATCAGATAGATATACCTTCAGTTGCTCTTGAGGTTCTCCAAG ATTTACCATCTGTTGCGCGTGACTTTATGCTTTCATGGAGCGATTCTGTTCTGTCGGATCGCCAAAACTGA